One Montipora capricornis isolate CH-2021 unplaced genomic scaffold, ASM3666992v2 scaffold_479, whole genome shotgun sequence DNA segment encodes these proteins:
- the LOC138036355 gene encoding uncharacterized protein → MSTSDSDVDSLSESSINEDLGGETTKEAADVTTEEDDDGVIYTHITPYEGEPLAEEDDDRIEEREEVDVDGLSLIVLEARYEKQVPVNSWCHCQHCKDENLVGAREFRCCREVIHASGKMSFDGSMERISCITQHEDYGPLTNRTVLLQVAPLLKDKDGRPYRRRPGVPENEFIRAVAYRWTIRWLCGYMGWDNTRPLPACISHNIRTRYQTLHRQTTGYRNA, encoded by the exons ATGTCCACCAGTGACTCTGACGTGGATAGCTTGTCCGAATCATCAATCAACGAAGACTTAGGAGGTGAAACGACCAAAGAGGCAGCTGATGTTACAACGGAAGAGGATGACGATGGAGTAATTTATACTCATATTACTCCGTATGAAGGCGAACCTCTCGCTGAAGAAGACGACGATCGCATCGAAGAACGAGAAGAAGTAGACGTCGATGGCCTCTCACTAATAGTATTGGAGGCGAGATACGAAAAACAAGTTCCTGTAAATTCATG GTGCCATTGTCAACATTGCAAGGACGAAAATTTAGTCGGTGCAAGGGAGTTTCGTTGCTGCCGAGAAGTCATTCACGCATCGGGGAAAATGTCTTTCGACGGTTCCATGGAAAGAATAAGTTGCATCACACAACATGAAGACTATGGACCACTCACAAACCGAACTGTTTTACTACAAGTTGCTCCGCTACTGAAAGACAAAGATGGCAGACCCTACCGCCGTCGACCTGGAGTCCCAGAAAACGA ATTCATCCGGGCAGTTGCCTATCGGTGGACAATCCGCTGGCTTTGTGGTTACATGGGATGGGATAACACAAGACCACTTCCAGCCTGCATATCTCACAACATCAGGACACGTTATCAGACCCTACACCGACAAACAACAGGCTATAGGAATGCCTAA
- the LOC138036354 gene encoding uncharacterized protein, with translation MHQFPTDPAVRAKWLRFVRKHRPDFADPTSRYASLCSAHFEESCYTRSLAIIAEMEKKGEKMNAVLRKGSVPTRDAVDPPALKDLSHRQKRQLKRHALSDVCRPAKRRRKSTELPEHVPDQPSITSIEGSPEYVPETSIASVDASPEHAPDLPSAFTSLDGSPVHVRETPSNTSTDGSPEYVPETPATVTDHERLSLAGTPLTTENICKGCTHKVKWKNLQKSNQRLKSKVTKLKREVSSLKMTIAELQCHLEEDSDIEEPQSTDPTVKESRKRSDYFAWSNTGTETEDEGGDDWDPAGETTEDDGATEDEDELPQDQHDIKVDPNSPDYAYNQPKFIVFYEMLLKIFLLFCFNCKAENPQVSMRQNGTMVTVRQQCTECSGYVWTSQTYMPQGKYPIGNMLLSFASLMAGASISKMLLVFRHMGLACYTPRTFFVHQRSFIFPIVIHHWETYRTGLVSKLKNMKDVVWSGDGRFDSMGHAAKYGVYTMLCTIIMKVVHFELVQANETGGSQQTELEGAKRCFAFLEQLGLTVRVFVSDRHRGIAKWIRKTCTQTTQYYDIWHVARSITKKLLSASKEKGCEVVKEWVKGIRRHLYWSATSTKPGFGSLILAKWNSFMRHVSNKHTDHPDPLYKNCKHEELQPRKWIKIGTVAYDRLKSLLTSTLLLGDIKKLSSDAQTSCLEGFHATLNHWHPKMIGFSWFGTFCRHILAVLHFNENVHRDTQLTKNGEKYYRVTYPKFKLGEEVVREVVRPPTYGYVEDMKKLLFTLTKPEMTEVYNRYAAKVPEPLSAQFKDRLDKPSAVKAYMEKHEQRTSATLFPTSAEQDTLQQNSSIVETKADTAGSRTVRKCSKCKRPGHTRRNCSQSV, from the exons ATGCACCAGTTTCCAACTGATCCGGCTGTGAGGGCAAAATGGCTGAGATTTGTGCGTAAACACAGACCGGATTTTGCTGATCCGACATCGCGATATGCGTCACTATGTTCAGCTCATTTTGAAGAGTCTTGCTACACTCGGAGCTTGGCGATTATCGCCGAAATGGAGAAgaaaggggagaaaatgaacgcAGTTCTTAGAAAAGGGTCCGTCCCGACCAGAGATGCAGTCGATCCTCCAGCTCTGAAGGACTTAAGCCACCGACAGAAGAGACAA CTGAAGCGTCATGCCCTGTCTGATGTATGCAGACCagcaaaaagaagaagaaaatctACTGAACTTCCAGAACATGTGCCTGATCAGCCATCAATTACATCGATAGAAGGATCACCCGAATATGTGCCTGAAACATCAATTGCATCCGTGGATGCATCACCAGAACATGCACCTGATCTGCCATCAGCCTTTACATCCTTGGATGGATCACCAGTCCATGTGCGTGAGACGCCATCAAATACATCCACAGATGGATCACCAGAATATGTGCCTGAGACGCCAGCTACTGTCACTGATCATGAAAGGCTTTCACTAGCAGGCACACCACTTACAACTGAAAACATCTGCAAGGGTTGTACCCACAAGGTGAAGTGGAAAAACCTCCAGAAATCCAACCAAAGACTGAAGTCAAaagtaacaaaattaaaacGGGAAGTCTCCAGTTTGAAGATGACCATTGCTGAACTTCAATGT CATTTAGAAGAGGATTCAGACATCGAAGAACCACAAAGCACTGATCCAACCGTGAAAGAATCCAGGAAACGCTCAGATTATTTTGCCTGGTCCAATACTGGCACAGAGACAGAAGATGAGGGAGGTGACGATTGGGACCCAGCAGGGGAGACCACAGAGGATGATGGTGCCACAGAGGATGAGGATGAGTTGCCACAAGATCAACATGACATCAA agtGGATCCAAACAGCCCTGACTATGCCTACAATCAGCCCAAATTCATTGTATTTTATGAGATGCTGCTGAAGATTTTCCTGCTGTTTTGTTTCAACTGTAAAGCTGAGAATCCACAAGTTTCCATGCGGCAGAATGGCACAATGGTGACAGTAAGGCAGCAGTGTACTGAGTGCAGTGGATATGTTTGGACCTCACAAACTTACATGCCACAGGGAAAGTACCCTATTGGCAATATGCTGCTGAGTTTTGCTTCTCTGATGGCTGGTGCCTCAATCAGTAAAATGTTGCTGGTGTTTCGGCACATGGGACTGGCGTGCTACACTCCACGGACCTTCTTTGTACATCAGCGGTCATTCATCTTCCCAATTGTGATCCATCATTGGGAGACTTATAGAACTGGGCTTGTCAGTAAACTCAAGAACATGAAAGATGTAGTATGGTCTGGGGATGGCCGATTTGATTCTATGGGGCATGCAGCCAAGTATGGAGTGTACACAATGTTGTGCACAATCATAATGAAAGTTGTCCACTTTGAACTTGTTCAG GCAAACGAGACTGGGGGGAGTCAACAAACAGAACTTGAAGGAGCAAAACGGTGTTTTGCCTTTTTGGAGCAGCTTGGTTTGACCGTCAGAGTCTTTGTCTCTGACCGTCACAGAGGAATTGCGAAGTGGATCAGGAAAACTTGCACACAAACAACACAGTATTATGACATTTGGCATGTAGCACGTTCCATCACAAAGAAGCTCCTGTCAGCAAGCAAAGAGAAAGGCTGTGAGGTCGTCAAGGAGTGGGTGAAGGGGATTCGTCGACATCTATACTGGAGTGCCACATCAACCAAACCTGGTTTTGGCAGCCTTATACTTGCAAAATGGAACTCCTTCATGCGCCATGTCTCAAATAAGCACACTGACCACCCCGATCCTCTCTACAAGAATTGCAAGCACGAAGAACTTCAACCAAGAAAGTGGATCAAAATTG GTACTGTTGCCTATGACAGACTGAAAAGTTTGCTCACTAGCACACTACTTTTGGGGGATATTAAAAAGCTCTCTTCAGATGCTCAGACAAGTTGTCTGGAGGGCTTTCATGCAACCCTCAACCACTGGCACCCAAAGATGATTGGGTTTTCTTGGTTTGGAACCTTTTGCAG GCACATCCTTGCAGTCCTTCATTTTAATGAGAATGTCCACAGAGACACGCAGTTGACTAAGAATGGTGAAAAGTACTACCGAGTAACATACCCTAAATTTAAACTTGGCGAGGAGGTGGTAAGAGAGGTGGTTAGACCACCTACTTATG GCTATGTTGAAGATATGAAGAAACTACTGTTTACTTTGACCAAACCAGAGATGACAGAAGTGTACAACAGATATGCAGCCAAGGTGCCAGAGCCTCTCAGTGCCCAGTTTAAGGACCGCTTGGATAAACCATCAGCAGTGAAGGCATACATGGAGAAACATGAACAAAGAACCAGTGCGACGCTTTTCccaacaa GTGCAGAGCAAGACACTTTGCAACAAAACTCTTCTATTGTTGAAACAAAAGCTGACACAGCTGGCTCAAGAACAGTTAGAAAGTGTTCCAAATGTAAAAGGCCAGGTCACACCAGGAGAAATTGTAGTCAATCAGTGTGA